A region from the Bacteroidota bacterium genome encodes:
- a CDS encoding permease → MEIRKELRILLWIVAVFLFAFFLPLENERFTGAILASLDLARWYAREHVILCLLPAFFIAGVISVFVSQGSVIKYFGAGAKKWLAYLVASVSGTILAVCSCTILPLFSSIHKRGAGLGPAITFLYSGPAINILAIILTARILGFEIGIARVIGSVVFSIVIGLAMAFIYRKEEKAKRDQQQKFPVMPNKRPLWQTSFHFFTLVFISVFANWGAPASEETSGLWYAIWSHKWLITSIFGLMLAFSLVYILKIRWTYVLAGTAITASAAFSFASPLVPMVAGIASLSIITLFDKQDPENREWTLSSWDFAKQIMPLLAVGVLIAGFLLGSTHDAVAMPGIVPNSWITALVGGNSLFSNFFASVVGAFMYFATLTEVPILQGLIASGMGKGPALALLLAGPSLSLPNMLVIKDILGTQKTMVYVMLVIVMATISGLIYGYFF, encoded by the coding sequence ATGGAGATCAGGAAAGAACTCAGGATCTTGCTTTGGATAGTTGCAGTCTTTTTGTTTGCATTTTTTCTGCCGCTTGAAAACGAACGCTTTACAGGAGCCATATTAGCCTCGCTTGATCTGGCACGCTGGTATGCCCGCGAACACGTGATCCTTTGTCTGCTTCCGGCCTTTTTCATTGCCGGCGTAATCAGCGTGTTCGTCAGTCAGGGTTCGGTGATCAAATATTTTGGTGCCGGTGCAAAAAAATGGCTTGCCTACCTGGTGGCTTCCGTTTCGGGGACCATACTTGCCGTTTGCAGCTGCACCATCTTGCCCTTGTTCTCCAGCATCCACAAGCGCGGCGCCGGTCTTGGGCCGGCCATTACCTTTTTGTATTCCGGTCCGGCAATCAATATTCTGGCCATCATTCTGACAGCCCGCATTCTCGGCTTCGAAATCGGGATAGCTCGTGTGATTGGCTCTGTGGTATTTTCGATTGTCATCGGACTTGCGATGGCATTTATTTACCGTAAGGAAGAAAAAGCAAAGCGAGATCAGCAACAGAAATTTCCGGTCATGCCCAATAAAAGGCCTTTGTGGCAAACCTCTTTCCACTTTTTCACCCTGGTGTTTATTTCAGTATTTGCCAACTGGGGAGCTCCTGCCAGCGAAGAGACCAGTGGCCTCTGGTATGCCATCTGGAGCCATAAATGGCTGATTACCTCAATCTTTGGGCTGATGCTTGCATTTTCGTTGGTTTATATTTTGAAAATCAGGTGGACCTATGTACTGGCAGGCACAGCCATCACAGCTTCTGCAGCCTTCTCATTTGCATCTCCGCTCGTTCCAATGGTTGCAGGCATTGCCTCGCTCAGCATCATCACGCTTTTCGACAAACAAGATCCTGAAAACAGGGAATGGACGCTTTCGAGCTGGGATTTCGCAAAACAGATCATGCCTCTGCTGGCTGTTGGTGTGCTTATTGCCGGTTTCCTCCTTGGCTCAACGCACGATGCAGTTGCAATGCCGGGAATTGTACCAAACAGCTGGATTACCGCATTGGTTGGAGGCAACTCGCTGTTCAGCAATTTCTTTGCTTCAGTGGTTGGTGCATTCATGTATTTTGCCACCCTGACCGAAGTACCTATTCTGCAGGGTTTGATTGCCTCGGGCATGGGCAAAGGCCCTGCGCTTGCCTTGCTGCTTGCCGGCCCTTCGCTCTCGCTACCCAATATGCTGGTTATCAAGGATATCCTTGGAACACAGAAAACCATGGTGTACGTAATGCTTGTGATTGTAATGGCAACAATTAGTGGTTTGATCTATGGATACTTTTTCTGA
- a CDS encoding uroporphyrinogen-III synthase produces MRIKKVLVSQPKPTDFEKSPYGELAKKYGLQIEFFKFIKIEDVPARELRQERLNLGDYSAVILTSRNAVDHYFRIAKEMRFEVPETMKYFCISDSTAYYLQKYVQFRKRKIFYGKQSFQDLMDVIRKHKDEKFLLPCSDIHKDTMVELLEENSINFHKAVMYRTVAADLSKIKLEDYDLVVFFSPAGIKSLQQNFPKFKQGNLLFGAFGQSTCDAVKEAGFELHIPAPTKNSPSMTMAIEEFIINDLKKNGKKK; encoded by the coding sequence ATGAGAATCAAAAAGGTACTGGTTTCGCAACCCAAACCCACAGATTTTGAGAAATCGCCTTACGGTGAGTTGGCCAAAAAGTACGGCCTTCAAATCGAATTCTTCAAGTTTATCAAGATCGAGGATGTACCTGCCCGTGAGCTGAGGCAGGAGCGGCTGAACCTGGGCGACTACTCGGCGGTTATCCTGACCAGCCGCAACGCAGTGGATCATTACTTCCGCATTGCCAAAGAGATGCGCTTCGAAGTGCCCGAAACCATGAAATATTTCTGCATTTCGGACTCCACGGCTTATTACCTCCAGAAATACGTGCAATTTCGCAAGAGAAAGATTTTCTACGGCAAGCAGAGCTTTCAGGACCTGATGGACGTGATTCGTAAGCACAAGGATGAGAAGTTTCTCCTGCCTTGCTCCGACATCCATAAGGACACCATGGTGGAACTGCTCGAAGAAAACTCCATCAATTTTCACAAGGCCGTCATGTATCGTACGGTTGCCGCCGACCTTTCCAAAATCAAGCTGGAAGATTATGACCTGGTGGTGTTTTTCAGTCCTGCCGGCATCAAATCGCTTCAGCAAAACTTCCCTAAATTCAAACAGGGCAACCTGCTCTTCGGAGCCTTTGGCCAAAGCACCTGCGATGCAGTGAAGGAGGCCGGTTTCGAACTTCACATTCCGGCCCCAACCAAAAACAGCCCCTCCATGACCATGGCCATTGAGGAGTTTATCATCAACGACCTGAAAAAGAACGGCAAGAAAAAATAA
- a CDS encoding ABC transporter ATP-binding protein has protein sequence MRKFLRVLSFARPYWGYALLNVVFNLWVVLFSLFTFALLVPFLNLLFGNTALVTEAPSFSLSFDAMLATLNYFISKVIISQGQVKALLYICLIMLSAFLLRNLGRFLTSYFIAGLRVGATKDLRNAIYQRILILPLSFYNKNRKGDIMARISNDVQEVENSIMNSLEMFVRDPITIIAYLIFMVSMSPQLTLFVLVILPFAGYLIGAVGRSLRKSSKAGQDKLAGMLSIIEETISGLRIIKAFNAIDYSDQRFKAHNQKFSQLMLRIYRRRDLSSPMSEFLSSVVVIIVLWFGGRMVLSDNSPLGAADFITYIVVFSQIIPPAKTFTQAYYNLQKGIASAERIFELLDAEEVITEKPDAQDIASLSQAIVYEDVSFRYHTDWVLRHIDLKIGKGRMVALVGESGGGKSTLVDLLVRFYDVTEGRITVDGTDIRDLKIDKLRGLFGIVTQESILFNDTVFNNIAFGIEDATLEKVVEAAKVANAHDFIMQLPQGYDTLIGDRGSNLSGGQRQRLSIARAVLRNPAVLILDEATSSLDTESERLVQEALSRLMKSRTSLVIAHRLSTIQHADEIVVLQKGQIVERGTHQELMAREGVYKRLCELQTFA, from the coding sequence ATGCGCAAGTTTCTGAGGGTGCTCTCCTTTGCCCGGCCTTATTGGGGATATGCGTTGCTCAATGTGGTATTCAACCTGTGGGTGGTGTTGTTCTCCCTGTTCACCTTTGCCTTGCTGGTACCTTTTCTGAATCTGTTGTTTGGCAATACGGCACTGGTCACCGAAGCTCCGTCTTTCAGCCTGAGCTTTGATGCCATGCTGGCTACCCTGAACTACTTCATCAGCAAAGTGATTATCTCGCAGGGACAGGTGAAAGCCCTGCTATACATCTGTCTGATCATGCTATCGGCTTTTTTGCTGCGCAACCTGGGACGTTTTCTCACCAGCTATTTCATTGCCGGGCTGAGGGTGGGCGCAACCAAAGACCTGCGCAATGCCATTTACCAAAGAATTCTCATTCTGCCGCTCTCGTTTTATAACAAAAACCGAAAGGGCGACATCATGGCGCGCATTTCCAACGATGTCCAGGAGGTTGAAAACAGCATCATGAACTCGCTGGAGATGTTTGTGCGCGACCCTATTACGATCATCGCCTACCTGATCTTTATGGTTTCGATGAGTCCGCAGCTTACGCTTTTTGTACTTGTCATTCTGCCTTTTGCCGGATACCTCATCGGGGCGGTGGGCCGCAGCCTCCGCAAGTCGAGCAAAGCCGGTCAGGATAAGCTGGCTGGCATGCTCAGCATCATCGAGGAGACTATAAGTGGTTTGCGTATCATCAAGGCTTTCAATGCCATTGATTACTCCGACCAGCGGTTCAAAGCACACAACCAGAAGTTTTCGCAACTGATGTTGCGCATTTACCGCCGACGCGATCTCAGCTCGCCCATGAGCGAATTTCTGTCGTCGGTAGTGGTTATCATCGTTTTATGGTTCGGCGGGCGCATGGTGCTCTCCGACAATTCGCCCCTCGGAGCCGCCGATTTTATCACCTATATTGTGGTGTTTTCGCAGATTATTCCACCGGCCAAAACTTTTACGCAGGCTTATTACAACCTGCAAAAAGGGATTGCCTCGGCCGAGCGCATTTTCGAGCTGCTCGATGCAGAGGAAGTCATCACCGAAAAACCTGATGCGCAGGATATTGCTTCACTCAGCCAGGCCATTGTATATGAGGATGTTTCGTTCCGATACCATACCGATTGGGTGTTGCGACACATAGATTTAAAGATCGGAAAAGGCAGGATGGTAGCCCTTGTGGGCGAGTCGGGAGGAGGAAAAAGTACCCTGGTTGATTTGCTGGTCAGGTTTTATGATGTCACCGAAGGCCGGATCACGGTGGATGGCACGGATATCCGTGACCTGAAGATTGATAAACTCAGAGGTTTGTTTGGCATCGTAACCCAGGAGAGCATACTTTTCAACGATACCGTATTCAACAACATTGCTTTTGGCATTGAGGATGCTACCCTTGAAAAGGTAGTGGAAGCTGCAAAGGTGGCCAATGCGCACGATTTTATCATGCAGCTGCCTCAGGGTTATGATACTTTGATTGGCGATCGGGGGTCGAACCTTTCGGGCGGTCAGCGCCAAAGGCTCAGCATTGCCCGTGCCGTGCTGCGCAATCCTGCAGTACTCATCCTGGATGAGGCCACCTCCTCTCTCGACACCGAATCGGAACGTCTTGTGCAGGAAGCCCTTTCGCGACTGATGAAATCGCGTACATCCCTTGTGATAGCACACCGCCTCTCGACCATACAACATGCCGACGAAATCGTTGTACTGCAAAAAGGTCAGATCGTGGAACGTGGCACCCATCAGGAACTTATGGCCCGCGAAGGGGTGTATAAGCGATTGTGTGAGCTTCAGACCTTCGCCTGA
- the purB gene encoding adenylosuccinate lyase, translated as MDLSALTAISPVDGRYRNKTEALDIYFSEFALIRYRVLVEVEYFIALSEIPLPALAGVDEQAKRFLRELYLKFSFEDALDIKATEKVTNHDVKAVEYFIKKRMDEAGYSAWREYVHFGLTSQDINNTAQPMAMRDAMNAIVEPALRSLRNKLAGLAAQWKDVPMLARTHGQPASPTRLGKELQVFVERLDNQMTQLAAHSYGGKFGGATGNFNAHAVAFPQIDWVAFANKFLSDRLGLQRQQTTTQIAHYDDMAALFDLMRRINTILLDLSRDIWLYIMLDYFKQAIKAGEVGSSAMPHKVNPIDFENAEGNLGIANAVFAHLAEKLPVSRLQRDLTDSTVSRNIGVPFAHSLIAIDSLIRGLGKLIINDKAIAADLEHNAVVVAEALQTILRREGVPNAYELLRDLTRTNQAPGMNELRQFIDQLPVEERIKEELRRVTPENYTGIATTDKP; from the coding sequence ATGGATCTTTCGGCCCTAACTGCCATCTCGCCTGTCGATGGGCGCTATCGCAACAAAACAGAAGCACTTGACATTTATTTCAGCGAATTTGCCCTGATCCGCTACCGCGTGCTGGTCGAGGTGGAGTATTTCATCGCACTCTCCGAGATTCCCCTTCCGGCGCTGGCAGGCGTTGATGAACAGGCAAAGCGCTTTTTACGGGAACTCTATCTGAAATTCTCCTTCGAAGATGCGCTCGATATCAAAGCCACGGAAAAGGTGACCAATCACGACGTGAAAGCCGTGGAATATTTCATCAAAAAGCGCATGGACGAAGCCGGCTACAGCGCCTGGCGCGAGTATGTGCATTTCGGGCTCACCTCGCAGGACATTAACAATACTGCCCAGCCCATGGCCATGCGCGATGCCATGAATGCGATTGTTGAGCCTGCCCTGCGAAGTCTCCGCAACAAACTTGCCGGGCTTGCCGCACAATGGAAAGATGTGCCCATGCTGGCGCGTACGCACGGGCAGCCGGCCAGCCCAACCAGGCTCGGGAAAGAATTGCAGGTATTTGTGGAAAGGCTTGATAATCAAATGACACAGCTTGCTGCCCATTCCTATGGCGGAAAGTTTGGCGGAGCCACGGGCAATTTCAATGCCCATGCGGTGGCTTTCCCGCAGATCGACTGGGTGGCCTTTGCCAACAAGTTTCTGAGCGACCGTCTTGGCTTGCAGCGTCAGCAAACCACCACGCAGATAGCGCATTACGACGATATGGCCGCGCTGTTCGACCTGATGCGCCGGATCAATACCATCCTGCTCGACCTGAGCCGCGACATCTGGCTCTACATCATGCTCGATTATTTCAAGCAGGCAATCAAAGCCGGTGAGGTGGGCTCGTCGGCCATGCCACACAAAGTAAACCCCATCGACTTCGAAAATGCCGAAGGCAACCTTGGCATAGCCAATGCTGTCTTTGCCCATCTGGCCGAAAAGCTGCCCGTCAGCAGGCTGCAACGCGACCTGACTGACTCTACCGTTAGCCGAAACATCGGTGTGCCATTTGCCCATAGCCTCATTGCCATCGATTCGCTCATACGTGGACTTGGCAAACTCATAATCAACGATAAAGCAATTGCAGCCGACCTCGAACACAATGCGGTGGTTGTGGCTGAGGCTTTGCAAACCATTCTCAGGCGCGAGGGTGTACCCAATGCCTACGAATTGCTTCGCGACCTGACCCGTACCAACCAGGCGCCGGGTATGAATGAGTTGCGGCAATTTATTGATCAACTGCCTGTGGAAGAGCGTATTAAAGAGGAACTGCGACGCGTCACTCCTGAAAATTACACCGGAATCGCAACAACCGACAAGCCATGA
- a CDS encoding TM0996/MTH895 family glutaredoxin-like protein produces the protein MKSIKILGTGCAKCKALEQRVREYVKENQLDADISKVEDIVDIMAYGIMRTPGLVVNEKVVLSGRLPSYDELKDLIG, from the coding sequence ATGAAAAGCATAAAAATCCTTGGCACCGGCTGTGCCAAATGCAAAGCCCTTGAGCAAAGGGTGCGCGAGTATGTAAAAGAAAATCAGTTAGATGCCGATATTTCAAAGGTCGAAGATATTGTCGATATCATGGCCTACGGCATTATGCGCACGCCCGGACTGGTAGTCAACGAAAAAGTTGTGCTTAGCGGAAGGTTACCTTCGTACGACGAACTGAAAGATTTAATTGGCTGA
- a CDS encoding sulfite exporter TauE/SafE family protein encodes MDTLQQLLDSSSWPVLSAFLLGLMTAVSPCPLATNITAIAFIGRDVNNRRRVFYNGLIYTLGRAISYAGLGIVLYLGASRFAVARLFQHWGERLLGPLLIIVGLLMLDAIKLHLPLMDNITRKFEQNKAFGFWQVLLLGMVFALAFCPYSGALYFGMLIPLTIASPDGLMLPVFFAVATGLPVILIAWLLAFAVSEVGTFYNRLKTFELWFRRITAVVFLLVGFYYTLIYFIN; translated from the coding sequence ATGGACACCTTACAGCAATTGCTCGACAGTAGTTCCTGGCCTGTATTGAGCGCATTTTTGCTTGGCCTGATGACTGCTGTCAGCCCATGCCCACTTGCCACCAATATTACGGCCATCGCCTTCATCGGCCGGGATGTGAACAACCGTAGAAGGGTATTTTACAATGGACTGATCTACACCCTTGGAAGGGCAATTTCCTACGCCGGACTGGGTATTGTGCTATATTTGGGAGCGAGCAGGTTTGCTGTGGCGCGCCTGTTTCAGCATTGGGGTGAGCGTTTGCTCGGCCCCCTGCTGATCATTGTAGGTCTTTTGATGCTCGATGCGATCAAACTGCACCTGCCATTGATGGACAACATAACCAGAAAGTTTGAGCAAAATAAAGCCTTTGGTTTCTGGCAGGTTTTATTGCTGGGGATGGTATTTGCCCTGGCGTTCTGTCCTTACAGCGGCGCCCTGTATTTCGGCATGCTCATTCCGCTCACCATCGCAAGTCCCGATGGACTAATGCTTCCGGTGTTTTTTGCGGTTGCAACGGGTTTGCCCGTAATCCTCATCGCCTGGTTACTCGCCTTTGCCGTGTCGGAAGTAGGAACATTTTACAATCGCCTGAAAACTTTTGAACTCTGGTTCAGACGCATTACTGCGGTAGTGTTTCTTCTGGTGGGCTTTTATTACACCCTTATTTATTTCATCAACTAA
- a CDS encoding T9SS type A sorting domain-containing protein, protein MKKAISSLPAVLMFVGMFVCPDAFSQHLKVTFAGQGAANTVDQVVVRNLAKDTQLTLNGSDTLVLSGVVGVEHLSEPSLNLWPNPARDFINATGVPSAATDVAISTLSGQLVAEAQLQSAGFTTFSLSSLSPGPYVLTVRGKQFALRRPFVVAGDQPNSLEVNLVKTTESNEAALQHKSQKNKVEMQYTFGDLLLFTLKSGNYARLIPTVVQQDTLITAEFVNCIDGEGNHYPVVQIGNQMWMASNLKTTKYSDGTDIPTVSGNSAWVALNTGAYCWYGLNPDFKDTYGALYNWYAVNPSTNGGKHLCPEGWHVPTDAEFSQLSAFLGNIAVGGKLKEKGFSYWNPPNSGALNSTGFSALPGGYRNWSGQFESMGTYCWLWSATEQQGNFSWLRNMFHNSTSFGRGTINKHHGLSVRCIKDQ, encoded by the coding sequence ATGAAAAAAGCTATCTCATCCCTACCGGCAGTCCTGATGTTTGTTGGCATGTTTGTCTGTCCGGATGCCTTTTCCCAGCATCTCAAGGTCACCTTTGCCGGGCAGGGCGCAGCCAATACTGTGGACCAGGTTGTCGTTCGCAACCTTGCCAAAGATACCCAGTTGACCCTCAACGGATCGGATACCCTGGTTTTGTCGGGTGTGGTTGGAGTGGAGCATCTGTCTGAACCATCACTGAACCTGTGGCCCAATCCAGCCAGGGATTTCATCAATGCAACAGGCGTGCCTTCGGCCGCTACTGATGTGGCAATCAGTACCTTGTCGGGACAACTGGTTGCTGAGGCGCAACTGCAATCCGCCGGTTTTACAACGTTTAGTCTGAGTTCACTCAGTCCCGGGCCATATGTGCTCACTGTCCGGGGTAAACAATTTGCGCTGCGCAGGCCATTTGTCGTTGCGGGCGATCAGCCGAATTCGCTGGAGGTCAACCTTGTTAAAACGACTGAAAGTAATGAGGCGGCTCTGCAGCATAAAAGCCAGAAAAACAAAGTCGAGATGCAATACACCTTTGGCGATTTGCTGCTTTTTACGCTGAAAAGCGGAAACTACGCCAGGCTGATACCCACTGTTGTTCAGCAGGATACCCTTATCACCGCCGAATTTGTGAACTGCATTGACGGCGAGGGCAACCACTATCCTGTGGTTCAGATCGGCAATCAGATGTGGATGGCTTCGAATCTGAAAACAACCAAATATTCCGACGGCACCGACATCCCCACAGTCAGCGGCAACAGCGCCTGGGTTGCCCTGAACACAGGTGCGTATTGCTGGTACGGCCTCAACCCGGATTTCAAAGACACCTATGGCGCACTTTACAACTGGTATGCTGTTAATCCTTCGACCAATGGTGGAAAGCATCTTTGTCCCGAAGGTTGGCATGTGCCCACCGATGCCGAGTTCAGTCAGTTGTCGGCCTTCCTTGGCAACATTGCTGTGGGTGGAAAGCTCAAGGAAAAAGGGTTCTCATACTGGAACCCACCAAATTCAGGTGCATTGAACAGCACCGGTTTTTCCGCCTTGCCGGGTGGTTATCGCAACTGGTCGGGGCAGTTCGAGTCCATGGGAACCTACTGCTGGTTGTGGTCTGCCACTGAGCAGCAGGGGAATTTTTCGTGGCTGCGCAACATGTTTCACAACTCAACCAGCTTCGGGCGGGGTACCATCAACAAGCACCATGGCCTGAGTGTGCGCTGCATCAAAGACCAATGA
- a CDS encoding DUF4271 domain-containing protein yields MTAIAEAFKPDTSLVSTSGVLLHGNDGSWELYPPLQRVPVGKLVQTEQSPALVVVPRNNDSQTPYSQWLGNIVLISFALMVFFRLTYPRRFTQFFKAALSNKGMFQLLREWSPMNILSLLFSLMHTIGFAIFIYAGATILGSTISFTNKWIIDILILSAITTFVVYGKYLTILILAWMFQLRESGRRYLSNQIVFSFLISLLLFPVLLSIIYKPSTGALITSGVLLALLQGFRLARSFAIGLSERHIPLHYLFFYLCTLEIVPLVLLIKALSIVVSGQAFS; encoded by the coding sequence GTGACAGCCATAGCTGAAGCCTTCAAACCAGATACAAGTCTGGTGTCAACTTCGGGAGTTTTGCTTCATGGAAACGACGGTTCATGGGAGCTTTACCCTCCTTTGCAGCGCGTGCCTGTGGGCAAACTAGTACAAACCGAACAAAGTCCGGCCCTGGTGGTGGTGCCACGAAACAACGACTCACAAACGCCATATTCACAATGGCTTGGAAATATCGTCCTGATTTCGTTTGCCCTCATGGTATTTTTCCGGCTCACCTATCCCCGGCGGTTTACCCAGTTTTTCAAAGCAGCCTTAAGCAACAAGGGGATGTTTCAGCTATTGCGCGAGTGGAGCCCGATGAACATTTTATCGCTGCTCTTCAGCCTGATGCATACCATCGGTTTTGCGATATTTATCTACGCAGGGGCGACAATTCTGGGATCGACGATCTCTTTTACCAACAAATGGATCATTGACATCCTCATCCTCTCGGCCATAACCACTTTTGTGGTTTACGGCAAATACCTAACTATACTTATTCTGGCCTGGATGTTTCAGCTTCGCGAAAGCGGAAGGCGATATCTTTCGAACCAGATTGTGTTCAGCTTCCTGATCAGCTTGCTGCTTTTCCCCGTGCTGTTGTCGATAATTTACAAGCCTTCCACCGGAGCACTCATCACTTCTGGCGTATTGCTCGCCCTGTTGCAAGGGTTCAGATTGGCAAGAAGTTTTGCTATTGGACTGTCCGAAAGGCACATCCCTTTACACTATTTATTTTTCTATCTTTGCACCCTTGAAATCGTTCCGCTGGTTCTGTTGATCAAGGCGCTGAGTATCGTGGTTTCCGGCCAGGCATTTTCCTGA
- a CDS encoding DUF4249 domain-containing protein, with translation MQRLRSLLILALLLWFATSCTEKFDVKLDDTFARLVVDGSISTDTTVHYVKLSKTTSYFFNEAPPAIKGAQLVLSGPHGTLALTELPDEPGTYATPPDFFALPDASYNLDIRLTEELGGASNYNAAIRSPGTAFRMDSIALEYQQPFDFFLVKLYAWDPPTTDYYKYDALINGKAITDTASRSLVIDDRFINGNATNGLAVMFIRGDELKTGDTLTLVMSAISNDYYDFFLQLRTQSGPSNPLFSGPPANIMSNIHEGGLGFFDARIVRRSSIVLTSDPKNRGNRP, from the coding sequence ATGCAAAGATTAAGATCACTGCTCATCCTGGCTTTACTCCTGTGGTTTGCCACTTCGTGCACCGAAAAATTCGATGTAAAACTCGACGACACATTTGCCCGCCTGGTGGTGGATGGAAGCATAAGTACCGATACCACTGTACATTATGTAAAGCTCAGCAAAACAACCAGTTACTTTTTCAATGAGGCGCCGCCGGCCATAAAGGGAGCACAACTGGTGCTGAGCGGACCGCATGGCACCCTCGCCCTCACTGAACTGCCTGATGAACCAGGCACATATGCCACCCCGCCCGACTTTTTTGCGCTGCCCGATGCCTCTTACAACCTCGACATCCGGCTGACAGAGGAGCTTGGTGGTGCCAGCAATTACAATGCCGCTATCCGTTCGCCGGGCACGGCCTTCCGGATGGATTCCATTGCTCTTGAGTATCAGCAGCCTTTCGATTTTTTTCTGGTGAAACTTTATGCCTGGGACCCTCCAACCACGGATTATTATAAGTATGATGCGCTCATCAACGGAAAGGCTATTACCGACACTGCCTCGCGTTCGCTGGTGATCGACGACAGGTTTATCAATGGCAATGCCACCAATGGCCTGGCTGTGATGTTTATTCGCGGAGATGAATTGAAAACCGGTGACACGCTCACCCTGGTCATGTCGGCCATCAGCAATGATTATTACGATTTCTTTCTACAACTCCGCACACAATCCGGCCCATCCAATCCATTGTTTTCGGGGCCTCCGGCCAACATCATGTCGAATATCCACGAGGGTGGGTTGGGGTTCTTCGATGCCCGCATCGTCAGGCGAAGCAGCATCGTCCTCACCAGCGATCCCAAAAACAGGGGCAACAGGCCTTAA
- a CDS encoding winged helix-turn-helix transcriptional regulator, whose amino-acid sequence MSADSTVYTSKQLQLARYARALGHPARVMIVELLSGQHCCYSGDLANDLPIARSTISQHLSELKDAGLIKGEILPPRIRYCLNRENWEEARMLFSQLFSENNDPNP is encoded by the coding sequence ATGAGCGCTGATTCAACAGTTTATACTTCAAAACAATTGCAGCTGGCCCGGTATGCGAGGGCACTCGGACATCCGGCACGGGTGATGATTGTTGAACTGCTTTCGGGACAACATTGCTGCTACAGTGGCGACCTGGCCAACGATCTGCCTATTGCCCGCTCGACCATCTCGCAGCATCTGAGCGAACTCAAAGATGCCGGGCTGATCAAAGGCGAAATTTTGCCTCCTCGCATCAGGTATTGCCTGAACCGTGAAAACTGGGAAGAGGCCCGAATGCTATTCTCTCAGCTGTTCTCCGAAAACAACGACCCCAATCCATAA
- a CDS encoding VWA domain-containing protein: MQNSTTVKVFNLIVLDESGSMQSIKEETISTFNELIDTILKAEKDNPGQQHYVSFVSFNSSRIHTHLDRMPTEKIRKLDHHSYQPDAMTPLYDALGQSLTKLENALIKENDIAVLVSVITDGMENASKEFNRQSIAALIERLRQKGWTITYMGANQDAERVALTINIVNAINFDASTKGMDDLLNRKRKAMERYYSDMNDRSKRHSEKKDYFSDAENNTD, encoded by the coding sequence ATGCAAAATTCAACCACAGTAAAAGTTTTCAACCTGATTGTACTCGACGAAAGCGGCTCGATGCAATCCATCAAGGAAGAAACCATCAGCACCTTCAACGAGCTGATCGACACCATCCTCAAGGCAGAAAAGGACAATCCGGGTCAACAACACTATGTAAGCTTTGTGAGTTTCAACTCATCCCGTATTCATACCCATCTCGACCGTATGCCTACGGAAAAAATCCGCAAACTTGATCATCACAGCTACCAGCCCGATGCCATGACTCCGCTCTATGATGCACTGGGCCAAAGCCTGACAAAGCTCGAAAATGCCCTCATTAAGGAAAATGACATTGCCGTGCTGGTATCTGTGATCACCGACGGAATGGAAAACGCCTCCAAAGAATTCAACCGACAAAGCATTGCGGCACTCATCGAAAGGCTTCGGCAAAAGGGCTGGACGATTACCTACATGGGAGCAAACCAGGATGCTGAACGGGTGGCTTTGACGATCAACATTGTGAACGCCATCAATTTCGACGCCAGTACCAAAGGAATGGACGATCTGCTGAACAGGAAAAGGAAGGCTATGGAGCGATATTACTCGGATATGAACGACCGATCGAAGCGCCATTCGGAAAAGAAGGACTACTTCAGCGACGCTGAAAACAATACGGATTAA
- a CDS encoding rhodanese-like domain-containing protein, with product MDTFSDSPTLSELQAHCFVLSGLRFISAREAWPLLMRGLLMVDLRPVFARAGKQPDIPNLLSLPYTELPHKIAFLPRDKPLILADAVGLRSKEWLIRLSGMGFGNMVSLAGGFVDWERNGFPMKTDRADQLHGGCMCQLRKRI from the coding sequence ATGGATACTTTTTCTGACAGCCCCACCCTGTCCGAACTGCAGGCGCATTGCTTTGTTTTGTCAGGGCTCCGGTTTATCAGTGCACGCGAAGCCTGGCCCCTTTTGATGCGTGGCCTGCTCATGGTGGATCTCAGGCCGGTGTTTGCCAGGGCCGGCAAACAGCCCGACATCCCCAACCTGCTATCCTTACCTTACACGGAACTTCCCCACAAAATTGCTTTTCTGCCACGCGATAAACCACTGATTCTGGCCGATGCAGTAGGTTTGCGCAGCAAGGAGTGGCTCATCCGGCTCAGCGGGATGGGCTTCGGCAACATGGTGTCGCTTGCCGGAGGGTTTGTGGATTGGGAACGAAACGGCTTCCCGATGAAGACCGACCGCGCTGATCAGTTGCATGGTGGTTGCATGTGCCAGCTCAGGAAAAGAATTTGA